In one Serinus canaria isolate serCan28SL12 chromosome 2, serCan2020, whole genome shotgun sequence genomic region, the following are encoded:
- the MSANTD3 gene encoding myb/SANT-like DNA-binding domain-containing protein 3 isoform X1 produces the protein MQNEIIKPAKYFSEVEKSVLLALVEKYKYVLECKKSDARTIALKQRTWQALAHEYNSQPSVSLRDFKQLKKCWENIKARTKKIMAHERREKVKRSISPLINTHIVGKEKIGSIMPEQMYFLQSPPEEDSEYQPDASSQESFVVSNRELCDEDKELVHFPVCEGTSQPEPSCSDVRIAADKNYRSKASQESALKKMHEEEHHQQMSILQLQLIQMNEVHVAKIQQIERECEMAEEEHRIKMEVLNKKKMYWERKLQTITKEWPVSSYNRPFPNSP, from the exons ATGCAAAACGAAATAATAAAGCCTGCTAAATACTTCTCAGAAGTGGAGAAGAGTGTGCTGCTTGCATTAgttgaaaaatacaaatacgTGCTTGAATGTAAAAAAAGTGATGCAAGAACTATTGCTCTGAAACAGCGCACCTGGCAAGCACTAGCTCATGAATATAATTCACAGCCCAGTGTGTCGCTGCGAGACTTCAAACAGTTAAAGAAATGCTGGGAAAATATCAAGGCACGGACAAAAAAGATAATGGCACATGAGAGGCGGGAGAAGGTAAAAAGAAGTATTAGTCCACTTATAAATACTCACATCGTAGGAAAAGAGAAGATTGGAAGCATAATGCCTGAGCAAATGTACTTTTTGCAGAGCCCACCAGAAGAAGACTCTGAATATCAGCCCGATGCTTCTAGTCAAG AGTCATTTGTTGTGTCAAACAGAGAACTTTGTGATGAAGACAAAGAGCTGGTACATTTTCCAGTATGCGAAGGCACCTCCCAGCCTGAGCCTTCGTGTTCTGATGTCAGAATAGCAGCAGATAAGAACTACAGAAGTAAAGCATCTCAGGAAagtgctctgaaaaagatgcaCGAGGAAGAACATCATCAGCAAATGTCAATTTTGCAACTCCAGTTAATCCAAATGAATGAAGTTCATGTGGCAAAGATACAGCAAATAGAAAGAGAGTGTGAGATGGCTGAAGAAGAACACAGGATAAAAATGGAAGTgctaaataaaaagaaaatgtattggGAGAGAAAACTGCAGACCATTACAAAAGAATGGCCTGTATCATCCTATAACAGACCCTTTCCTAATTCACCTTAG
- the MSANTD3 gene encoding myb/SANT-like DNA-binding domain-containing protein 3 isoform X2, translating to MQNEIIKPAKYFSEVEKSVLLALVEKYKYVLECKKSDARTIALKQRTWQALAHEYNSQPSVSLRDFKQLKKCWENIKARTKKIMAHERREKSPPEEDSEYQPDASSQESFVVSNRELCDEDKELVHFPVCEGTSQPEPSCSDVRIAADKNYRSKASQESALKKMHEEEHHQQMSILQLQLIQMNEVHVAKIQQIERECEMAEEEHRIKMEVLNKKKMYWERKLQTITKEWPVSSYNRPFPNSP from the exons ATGCAAAACGAAATAATAAAGCCTGCTAAATACTTCTCAGAAGTGGAGAAGAGTGTGCTGCTTGCATTAgttgaaaaatacaaatacgTGCTTGAATGTAAAAAAAGTGATGCAAGAACTATTGCTCTGAAACAGCGCACCTGGCAAGCACTAGCTCATGAATATAATTCACAGCCCAGTGTGTCGCTGCGAGACTTCAAACAGTTAAAGAAATGCTGGGAAAATATCAAGGCACGGACAAAAAAGATAATGGCACATGAGAGGCGGGAGAAG AGCCCACCAGAAGAAGACTCTGAATATCAGCCCGATGCTTCTAGTCAAG AGTCATTTGTTGTGTCAAACAGAGAACTTTGTGATGAAGACAAAGAGCTGGTACATTTTCCAGTATGCGAAGGCACCTCCCAGCCTGAGCCTTCGTGTTCTGATGTCAGAATAGCAGCAGATAAGAACTACAGAAGTAAAGCATCTCAGGAAagtgctctgaaaaagatgcaCGAGGAAGAACATCATCAGCAAATGTCAATTTTGCAACTCCAGTTAATCCAAATGAATGAAGTTCATGTGGCAAAGATACAGCAAATAGAAAGAGAGTGTGAGATGGCTGAAGAAGAACACAGGATAAAAATGGAAGTgctaaataaaaagaaaatgtattggGAGAGAAAACTGCAGACCATTACAAAAGAATGGCCTGTATCATCCTATAACAGACCCTTTCCTAATTCACCTTAG